One genomic window of Mercenaria mercenaria strain notata chromosome 2, MADL_Memer_1, whole genome shotgun sequence includes the following:
- the LOC123562292 gene encoding uncharacterized protein LOC123562292, which translates to MVEEYRMVVVVVGGGSGMGKCVQAVVVNGIVVQIEVVKELRCTGAFGGSGTADGGTGGSCIGDGGTGDSGTADGGTGGSGTAEGGTGDSGTGDGGTGGSCIGDGGTGGSGTADGGTGDSCIGDGGTGGSGTADGGTGGSGTADGGTGDSGTGDGGAGDSGIGDGGTGGSGTGDGGTGGSGIGDGGTGESGIGGTGDRGTGGSGIGNGGICCSCIGDGGTGGSCIGDGGTGGSGDGGTGGSYIEDEGTGGSGIGDGGTGGSGIGGGDTSGVGIGDSGKGGTYIGDGGTGGSGIGDSGTDGSGIGDVGTGGSGIRDGGGSGIVDGGTDDSGIGDGGTDGSGIGDGGTGGSGIGNGGTGGSCIGDGGTSGSGIGDVGTGGSGIGDGGTGGSCIEDCCTGGSCIGDGGTSGSGIGDGGTGVLLVRIESDLGSTDSSGIGKRYAGGSGIGDGETDRTDVRNSGKDGSGGSATGDGGTGGSGIGDGGTGGSGIGDGGTGGSCIGDGGTGGSGIGDGCSDRGDIGNSRTRCKGIGNGDTDGSGKENDNTVGSGKVNGDTSDCGTDKGSTGGSSIGNGGTGGSYGSGIGDGGAGDHGIENGGTDNLSIENCSTGCRGIGNDGTGGRGNGNDCTESHAIGNEGKDGGGLGNRWVWTRAR; encoded by the exons ATGGTAGAGGAATATAgaatggtggtggtggtggtgggtggTGGTAGTGGTATGGGGAAATGTGTACAGGCAGTAGTGGTAAATGGAATAGTGGTACAGATAGAAGTTGTAAAGGAATTGAGGTGTACAGGTGCTTTTG GCGGCAGTGGTACAGCGGACGGTGGTACAGGCGGCAGTTGTATAGGGGACGGTGGTACAGGCGACAGTGGTACAGCGGACGGTGGTACAGGCGGCAGTGGTACAGCGGAAGGTGGTACAGGCGACAGTGGTACAGGGGACGGTGGTACAGGCGGTAGTTGTATAGGGGACGGTGGTACAGGCGGCAGTGGTACAGCGGACGGTGGTACAGGCGACAGTTGTATAGGGGACGGTGGTACAGGCGGCAGTGGTACAGCGGACGGTGGTACAGGCGGCAGTGGTACAGCGGACGGTGGTACAGGCGACAGTGGTACAGGGGACGGTGGTGCAGGCGACAGTGGTATAGGGGACGGTGGTACAGGCGGTAGTGGTACAGGGGACGGTGGTACAGGCGGCAGTGGTATAGGGGACGGTGGTACAGGTGAAAGTGGTATAGGTGGTACAGGGGACCGTGGTACAGGCGGTAGTGGTATAGGGAACGGTGGTATATGTTGCAGTTGTATAGGGGACGGTGGTACAGGCGGCAGTTGTATAGGGGACGGTGGTACAGGCGGTAGTG GAGACGGTGGTACAGGCGGCAGTTATATAGAGGACGAAGGTACAGGTGGTAGTGGTATAGGGGACGGTGGTACAGGTGGTAGTGGTATAGGGGGCGGTGATACAAGCGGTGTTGGTATAGGGGACAGTGGTAAAGGCGGCACTTATATAGGGGACGGAGGTACAGGTGGTAGTGGTATAGGGGACAGTGGTACAGATGGTAGTGGTATAGGGGACGTAGGTACAGGTGGTAGTGGTATAAGGGACGGTG GTGGTAGTGGTATAGTGGACGGAGGTACAGACGATAGTGGTATAGGGGACGGTGGTACAGATGGTAGTGGTATAGGGGACGGTGGTACAGGTGGTAGTGGTATTGGAAACGGTGGTACAGGCGGCAGTTGTATAGGGGACGGTGGTACAAGTGGTAGTGGTATAGGGGACGTAGGTACAGGCGGTAGTGGTATAGGGGACGGTGGTACAGGCGGCAGTTGTATAGAAGACTGTTGTACAGGCGGCAGTTGTATTGGGGACGGTGGTACAAGTGGTAGTGGTATAGGGGACGGTGGTACAGGC GTGCTTCTGGTACGGATAGAAAGTGATTTAGGTAGTACAGACAGTAGCGGTATAGGAAAGAGATATGCAGGTGGTAGTGGTATAGGGGACGGTGAAACAGACCGTACTGATGTTAGGAATAGTGGTAAAGATGGTAGTG GCGGTAGTGCTACAGGGGACGGTGGTACAGGCGGCAGTGGTATAGGGGACGGTGGTACAGGTGGTAGTGGTATAGGTGACGGTGGTACAGGCGGTAGTTGTATAGGGGACGGTGGTACAGGCGGCAGTGGTATAGGGGACGGTTGTTCAGATCGTGGTGATATAGGAAATAGCAGGACACGTTGTAAAGGTATAGGGAACGGTGATACAGATGGAAGCGGCAAAGAAAATGATAATACAGTTGGTAGTGGTAAAGTGAACGGTGATACAAGTGATTGTGGTACAGATAAAGGTAGTACAGGTGGGAGTAGTATAGGTAATGGTGGTACAGGTGGTAGTT ATGGTAGTGGTATTGGGGACGGTGGTGCCGGCGATCATGGTATAGAAAACGGTGGTACAGATAATCTTAGTATAGAGAACTGTAGTACAGGCTGTCGCGGTATAGGCAACGATGGTACAGGAGGTCGTGGTAATGGTAATGATTGTACAGAAAGTCATGCTATTGGGAACGAAGGTAAAGACGGTGGTGGTCTAGGGAACAGATGGGTGTGGACGAGAGCACGGTAG
- the LOC123564329 gene encoding WW domain-binding protein 2-like produces MFLRFPTVLERSVEMSINTAHANGGVLIFAGERILLYCDGVEMGFEPNSIPHFKGNKNGTVYLTTHRVLFTNKSKKDMLQSFSVPFLQMREVELEQPVFGANYIKGKMIAEQGGNWTGDGKFKMWFKSGGAIEFGQAMLRAGKLASRNRPAQPPAYTPPQGPIYQAPPPAYSAPHTEYYAWVPYQTFPTAPPPEYVYTTDAPPPYPGVDPAYPPPQAMSNGMSSADAKAMEAAGNGYYNPANPHNVYTPALYPSAPPSYDDVTKKNQ; encoded by the exons ATGTTTTTACGTTTTCCGACAGTTTTGGAAAGAAGTGTCGAAATGTCAATAAATACAGCTCATGCGAACGGCGGTGTTTTAATATTTGCCGGAGAAAG AATACTCCTGTACTGTGATGGAGTGGAAATGGGGTTTGAACCTAACTCTATACCACATTTCAAGGGAAACAAAAATGGAACGGTTTATCTAACTACACACAGG GTGCTTTTCACAAACAAGAGTAAGAAAGATATGTTGCAGTCATTTAGTGTGCCATTTCTCCAGATGAGAGAGGTTGAACTGGAACAGCCAGTATTTGGGGCCAATTATATCAAAGGAAAAATGATTGCCGAACAAGGAG GTAACTGGACAGGGGATGGAAAATTTAAGATGTGGTTTAAGAGTGGTGGTGCGATAGAGTTTGGACAGGCTATGCTGCGTGCAGGAAAACTAG CATCGAGAAACAGACCAGCACAGCCTCCAGCATATACTCCACCCCAGGGACCAATCTACCAAGCCCCACCACCAGCTTACAGTGCTCCACACACAGAATACTACGCATGGGTTCCATATCAAACATTCCCTACTGCTCCACCGC CTGAGTATGTATACACAACAGATGCTCCTCCCCCATACCCTGGAGTGGACCCAGCCTATCCTCCCCCACAGGCAATGTCAAATGGGATGTCCTCGGCAG ATGCCAAGGCAATGGAGGCTGCAGGCAATGGTTATTACAATCCTGCAAACCCACATAATGTATACACCCCGGCACTATACCCATCTGCGCCGCCATCATATGATGATGTCACAAAGAAAAATCAATGA